One Castanea sativa cultivar Marrone di Chiusa Pesio chromosome 4, ASM4071231v1 DNA window includes the following coding sequences:
- the LOC142630949 gene encoding putative pentatricopeptide repeat-containing protein At3g01580, giving the protein MRWVLVSEDSAFATMAILPPLGSPNGHCKDQSYPLRPFKVTHYSLSHALYGKRASSLCYSTKFQNCSTSIQFQENPSQKSIVKTHLLHNQPSNSVSSASKLIKECVDDGLFENAIRVYLKMFECDGFQAEKFRFFPCLIKAFGGLCDVDKVKQVHGHVLKLGVLNDVSVGNSLLSVYLKCGAVEDAVQMFEEMGERDPVSWNSMISGFYQSGDYMGSLITFSMMIWEYGVYPNRVACLSALSACSSIKSLIHGREIHGFVVKSGLNVEEFLVSGLIEMYMKCGDVRTAEHVFKGILDNESSRRNAVIWNVMILGYVSNGCSLQALDLFLDMLAMGTTPDSSTLVAVLVLCSQLSDLAVGKQMHGCIVSFGLDYNVRVETALIDMYFKCGDPETGLKIFRSSQNRNLVMWGAVISNCAQCGCAAEALELFYTFLSNYGFADSVMLLAVLRACSFLTLNSRGMEIHGLAIKTGFDDNMFIGGALVDMYAKCRDIESAQKVFQRLPARDLVSWNSLISGYAQNECADKALKAFCEMQSEQIAPNSVTASCILSVCARFSVMILCKEIHCYLLRRGIESNVSVSNSLIATYAKCGDIDSSTTLFEKMLERDKVSWNSIILGFGMHGHTDEMFVLFKKMTETGMKPDHATFTALLSACSHTGRVDMGLKCFKSMVEDHKLEPRVEQYTCIVDLLGRAGHLKQAYDLIMTMPCVPDDLIWGSLLGSCKTHGNEKLAELVSKHIFELDPTCISYRVLLSNIYEGFGKQNEVTRVRSEIKDLRLKKQPGCSWIEVDHKIHSFISGDHSHRQSEEIYGAIESLTTEMKRVGYNPRTQKVIGSDESNMEGINSSKNNDLLYNQSVC; this is encoded by the coding sequence ATGAGATGGGTTTTGGTTTCTGAGGATTCTGCCTTTGCAACAATGGCAATCTTGCCACCACTGGGCTCACCTAACGGTCACTGCAAGGACCAAAGCTACCCTCTAAGACCATTTAAGGTAACCCACTACTCACTCAGCCATGCCCTTTATGGCAAAAGAGCTTCTTCACTGTGTTATAGCACAAAGTTTCAGAATTGTAGCACTTCCATACAGTTCCAAGAAAACCCATCTCAGAAATCAATAGTTAAGACTCACCTTTTGCATAACCAGCCTTCTAATAGTGTTTCTTCAGCTAGTAAGTTGATTAAGGAGTGTGTAGATGATGGATTGTTTGAAAATGCAATCAGGGTTTATCTTAAGATGTTTGAATGTGATGGATTTCAGGCTGAGAAATTTAGGTTCTTTCCATGTTTAATTAAGGCTTTTGGTGGGCTTTGTGACGTAGACAAGGTTAAACAAGTTCATGGGCATGTGTTGAAGTTAGGAGTTTTGAATGATGTTTCTGTTGGGAATTCGCTTTTGAGTGTGTATTTGAAATGCGGTGCAGTTGAGGATGCAGTGCAGATGTTTGAGGAAATGGGTGAGAGGGATCCGGTTTCTTGGAACTCGATGATATCTGGGTTTTACCAATCTGGGGATTACATGGGTTCATTGATAACTTTTAGCATGATGATTTGGGAATATGGTGTGTACCCAAATCGGGTAGCTTGCCTTTCAGCTCTCTCTGCGTGTTCTTCAATTAAGTCTTTGATTCATGGGCGAGAGATTCATGGGTTTGTTGTGAAAAGTGGGTTGAATGTTGAAGAGTTTTTGGTCAGCGGATTGATTGAAATGTACATGAAATGTGGAGATGTAAGGACTGCAGAACATGTATTCAAGGGAATTCTTGACAATGAATCAAGCCGAAGAAATGCGGTGATATGGAATGTGATGATTTTGGGCTATGTCTCAAATGGGTGCTCATTGCAAGCATTGGACTTGTTCCTTGATATGTTGGCAATGGGGACTACACCAGATTCTTCTACTTTGGTGGCTGTTTTAGTTTTGTGCTCCCAGTTGTCAGATTTAGCAGTAGGAAAACAAATGCATGGATGCATTGTCAGCTTTGGGCTAGATTACAATGTAAGAGTTGAAACAGCTCTCATAGACATGTACTTTAAATGTGGTGATCCTGAAActggtttgaaaattttcaggAGTTCTCAAAATCGTAACTTGGTCATGTGGGGTGCAGTAATTTCAAATTGTGCTCAGTGTGGTTGTGCTGCTGAGGCATTGGAATTATTCTATACATTCTTATCAAATTATGGCTTTGCTGACTCTGTCATGCTTCTGGCTGTGTTGCGAGCATGCTCATTCTTGACTCTTAATTCAAGAGGCATGGAAATCCATGGCTTGGCGATAAAAACAGGGTTTGATGACAATATGTTTATTGGTGGTGCACTTGTTGATATGTATGCAAAATGCCGAGATATTGAATCTGCTCAAAAGGTTTTCCAGAGATTACCAGCAAGGGATTTGGTATCATGGAATTCCTTAATATCTGGTTATGCCCAGAATGAGTGTGCAGATAAAGCATTGAAGGCTTTTTGTGAAATGCAATCTGAACAAATTGCACCCAATAGTGTCACAGCCTCATGTATTCTCTCTGTATGTGCTAGGTTTTCAGTCATGATCCTGTGCAAGGAAATACATTGTTACTTATTACGGCGTGGGATTGAGTCTAATGTTTCAGTGAGCAATTCTCTAATAGCTACCTATGCCAAATGTGGAGACATAGACAGCTCAACAACTCTATTTGAGAAAATGCTCGAAAGAGATAAAGTATCCTGGAATTCAATTATTTTAGGATTTGGAATGCATGGCCATACAGATGAAATGTTTGTTTTGTTCAAGAAGATGACAGAAACAGGCATGAAGCCCGACCATGCAACTTTTACAGCTCTTCTTTCTGCATGCAGTCACACAGGCAGGGTTGATATGGGATTGAAATGTTTTAAAAGCATGGTTGAAGATcacaaacttgagcctcgagTTGAGCAGTATACTTGCATTGTTGATCTTTTGGGCCGAGCCGGCCATCTAAAGCAGGCTTATGATCTGATAATGACCATGCCTTGTGTCCCAGATGATCTCATATGGGGTTCATTGCTTGGATCATGCAAAACTCATGGCAATGAAAAGCTGGCAGAACTTGTGTCTAAACACATTTTCGAACTTGATCCTACATGCATAAGTTACCGTGTCCTCCTTTCAAACATATATGAAGGCTTTGGGAAACAGAATGAAGTTACTAGAGTTAGATCAGAAATTAAAGATCTGAGACTCAAAAAGCAGCCCGGATGCAGCTGGATTGAAGTTGATCACaaaattcattcatttatttcagGTGATCATTCACACCGTCAGTCCGAAGAAATCTATGGTGCAATAGAAAGTTTAACTACAGAGATGAAAAGGGTAGGTTATAACCCTCGAACACAAAAAGTTATTGGATCTGATGAGTCTAATATGGAAGGTATAAATTCAAGTAAAAACAATGATTTGCTATATAACCAAAGTGTCTGTTAA
- the LOC142631551 gene encoding protein KINESIN LIGHT CHAIN-RELATED 3 → MPGIVMDEIHEEAVVNELNGNSTPIKENIVENKSPKKTTPQSPGVVAADFPANEVVDTSIEQLYENVCDLQSSDQSPSRRSFGSDGEESRIDSELRHLVGGEMKEVEIMEEEVVDKPVYDSRSDSSSKKGSSSTNNKLVKVDKTQSLSSKSASPRKSKKPSHLQLDSEASLKSSLKGKSPPEKPSMGRRNDKSLKKQNSGASLVKKHKNSPLGGSKLQDGSQDPTESELANPDLGPFLLKQARDLISSGDNSQKALELALRAAKSLEICANGKPSLELVMCLHVIAAIYCSLGQYSEAIPILNRSIEIPSVEEGQEHALAKFAGHMQLGDSYAMLGQLENSIRCYTTGLEIQRQVLGETDPRVGETCRYLAEAQVQALQFDEAEKLCQMALDIHKENGSPASLEEAADRRLMGLICETKGDHEAALEHLVLASMAMVANGQEVEVASVDCGIGDTYLSLSRYDEAVFAYQKALTVFKTTKGENHPAVGSVFVRLADLYNKTGKLKESKSYCENALRMYEKPMPGVPPEEIASGLTDVSVIYESMNELEQAIKLLQKALKIYNDAPGQQSTIAGIEAQMGVLYYMLGDYSESYNSLNNAISKLRASGEKKSAFFGIALNQMGLACVQRYAINEALELFEEARSVLEQECGPDHPDTLGVYSNLAGTYDAVGRLDDAIQILEHVVGVREEKLGTANPDVNDEKNRLSELLKEAGRARNRKNRSLENLLDTNSHSINNDGIQVL, encoded by the exons ATGCCCGGCATTGTTATGGATGAAATTCATGAAGAAGCGGTTGTGAATGAACTGAATGGGAATTCTACACCTATCAAGGAAAATATAGTTGAAAATAAGTCGCCGAAGAAAACAACTCCACAAAGCCCTGGGGTTGTTGCTGCTGATTTTCCTGCTAATGAGGTTGTTGATACCTCGATTGAGCAGCTTTATGAAAATGTTTGTGACTTGCAAAGTTCAGATCAGTCTCCCTCTAGGCGTAGCTTTGGATCTGACGGTGAAGAGTCTAGGATTGATTCAGAGTTGCGCCATCTTGTTGGAGGGGAGATGAAGGAGGTGGAGATAATGGAAGAAGAAGTGGTTGATAAGCCTGTATATGATTCTCGTAGTGACTCTAGCTCTAAGAAGGGAAGTTCATCCACTAATAACAAGTTGGTGAAGGTGGACAAGACCCAATCTCTAAGTTCTAAATCTGCttctccaagaaaatcaaagaaacctTCTCACTTGCAGTTGGACTCTGAAGCATCATTGAAATCAAGTCTTAAGGGCAAAAGTCCTCCTGAGAAGCCTTCTATGGGTAGGCGGAATGATAAGAgtttgaaaaaacaaaactcTGGTgcctctcttgtgaagaagcaTAAAAATTCTCCTTTGGGAGGGTCTAAGTTACAGGACGGATCTCAGGATCCTACCGAATCAGAGTTAGCCAATCCAGATCTAGGACCCTTTTTACTTAAGCAAGCAAGGGATTTGATTTCTTCTGGGGATAATTCTCAGAAAGCACTTGAATTAGCTCTCCGAGCAGCAAAATCACTTGAAATATGTGCAAATGGGAAGCCAAGTTTAGAACTGGTCATGTGTTTGCATGTTATAGCAGCGATATACTGCAGCTTAGGCCAGTACAGTGAGGCAATTCCAATTCTTAATCGTTCGATTGAGATTCCATCTGTTGAGGAAGGTCAAGAGCATGCCCTTGCTAAATTTGCTGGACACATGCAATTGGGTGATTCTTATGCTATGCTGGGCCAACTTGAGAATTCAATAAGGTGTTATACAACAGGATTGGAGATCCAAAGACAAGTTCTGGGAGAAACTGACCCAAGAGTTGGTGAGACTTGTAGGTATTTGGCTGAAGCTCAAGTTCAGGCATTACAATTTGATGAGGCTGAAAAGCTTTGTCAGATGGCATTAGACATTCATAAAGAGAATGGTTCACCTGCATCTCTTGAAGAGGCAGCGGATCGGAGGCTCATGGGTCTTATATGTGAAACAAAAGGAGATCATGAAGCTGCCCTCGAGCACCTTGTTTTAGCCAGCATGGCTATGGTAGCAAATGGCCAGGAAGTGGAGGTGGCTTCAGTTGATTGCGGCATTGGTGATACATACTTATCTTTGTCTCGATACGATGAAGCTGTTTTTGCTTATCAGAAAGCACTCACAGTTTTCAAGACCACCAAAGGAGAGAATCATCCAGCTGTTGGTTCAGTCTTTGTCCGTCTGGCTGATTTGTATAACAAGACAGGTAAATTAAAGGAATCTAAATCATACTGTGAAAATGCCCTTCGGATGTATGAAAAGCCTATGCCTGGGGTCCCACCAGAGGAGATTGCAAGTGGACTCACTGATGTTTCTGTTATCTACGAATCAATGAATGAGCTTGAGCAGGCAATCAAATTGCTCCAGAAGGCATTAAAGATATATAATGATGCCCCTGGTCAGCAAAGCACAATAGCTGGAATTGAAGCCCAGATGGGGGTCTTGTATTACATGTTGGGGGATTATTCTGAATCTTACAATTCCTTAAATAATGCCATCTCAAAGCTCCGTGCAAGTGGAGAGAAGAAATCTGCCTTTTTTGGAATTGCTCTTAATCAAATGGGCCTTGCTTGTGTGCAGCGTTATGCTATAAATGAGGCTTTAGAATTATTTGAAGAAGCTAGGAGTGTTTTGGAACAAGAGTGTGGACCAGATCACCCTGACACACTTGGGGTGTATAGCAATCTTGCTGGAACCTATGATGCAGTTGGCAG gttggatgatgcgattCAAATTCTGGAGCATGTTGTTGGAGTGAGAGAGGAAAAGCTTGGGACAGCAAATCCTGATGTAAATGATGAGAAGAATAGGTTGTCTGAGTTATTAAAAGAAGCGGGCAGAGCTCGTAACAGAAAAAACAGATCACTAGAGAATCTCCTTGACACCAACTCTCATAGTATAAACAATGATGGCATCCAGGTATTATAA
- the LOC142631854 gene encoding uncharacterized protein LOC142631854, whose protein sequence is MENKPSGSPTSLVDQFVIPGDEALDLSTMSNQTIKLGSSLRQDGDVLSVMKAGTFKFSKPNKYWVESSQKRYEPHAGDSVLGIVVDSKADNFLVDIKGPALAFLPVLAFEGGTRRNIPKFEAGTLIYVRVVKANPGMNPELSCTDASGKAAEFGQLKDGYMFESSTGLSRMLLSLPTCPVLDALGKKLSFEIAVGLNGRVWVNATSPSTVIVVANGIMNSEFKSEVQQRGMVEKLLQNLKLST, encoded by the exons ATGGAAAACAAACCGTCGGGTTCGCCGACGAGCCTAGTCGACCAATTCGTC ATACCAGGTGATGAGGCTCTCGACCTCTCAACCATGTCTAACCAGACCATTAAGCTTGGCAGCAGTCTCCGTCAG GACGGTGATGTTCTTTCTGTCATGAAGGCTGGGACATTTAAATTCTCAAAGCCAAACAAATATTGGGTTGAGAGCTCGCAGAAAAGG TATGAGCCTCATGCAGGGGATTCTGTTCTTGGAATTGTGGTGGACTCTAAAGCAGAT AACTTTCTTGTGGACATAAAAGGACCTGCATTGGCATTTTTGCCTGTGCTTGCATTTGAAGGAGGAACTAGGAGAAACATACCAAAGTTTGAG GCAGGTACTTTGATCTATGTTCGGGTTGTGAAGGCAAACCCTGGCATGAATCCAGAGCTTTCATGCACTGACG CCAGTGGGAAAGCAGCAGAATTTGGCCAACTTAAAGATGGTTATATGTTTGAATCTTCAACTGGTCTGTCAAGAAT GCTCCTGAGCTTGCCAACATGTCCAGTTCTTGATGCATTAGGGAAGAAGCTTTCATTTGAGATAGCGGTTGGCTTAAATGGTCGTGTTTGG GTCAACGCCACCTCTCCATCTACAGTCATTGTTGTTGCTAATGGAATTATGAACTCAGAATTTAAGAGTGAGGTACAGCAGAGAGGGATGGTGGAGAAATTGCTTCAGAATTTAAAGTTGTCAA CTTGA